In Methylovirgula sp., a single genomic region encodes these proteins:
- the cobA gene encoding uroporphyrinogen-III C-methyltransferase — protein MSQGEYEDLPFEPGTVWLVGAGPGDPGLLTLHALSGLRRADVIVHDALVSDHVLTLASPSAKREFAGKRGGRPSHSQSDISLRLVALAKQGLRVLRLKGGDPFVFGRGGEEAHALAEAGIRFRIVPGITAGIGGLAYVGIPATSRATNQALVLVAGHPAADGEDRVNWEALGALGQPLAIYMGLSRLREIGARLIAGGLSPVTKLAIVTDATLPSQNVVETTLAAAMDIYQDAHATSPTLVVIGTIVDLRQALLPNLISL, from the coding sequence TCGGCGCCGGGCCGGGTGATCCGGGGCTGTTGACGCTCCACGCGCTGAGCGGTCTGCGGCGCGCCGACGTTATCGTGCATGACGCGTTGGTATCAGATCATGTGCTGACTCTTGCGTCGCCGAGCGCAAAGCGCGAATTTGCCGGCAAGCGCGGCGGACGGCCTTCGCACAGCCAAAGCGATATTTCATTGCGGCTTGTCGCACTCGCCAAGCAAGGTTTGCGCGTGCTGCGATTGAAAGGCGGCGATCCTTTCGTTTTTGGTCGCGGTGGCGAAGAAGCGCACGCGTTGGCGGAGGCGGGGATTCGTTTTCGCATCGTGCCGGGGATTACGGCGGGCATCGGCGGTCTCGCTTATGTCGGCATTCCGGCGACATCGCGTGCGACCAATCAGGCGCTCGTTCTTGTGGCCGGTCATCCCGCCGCGGATGGCGAAGACCGCGTCAATTGGGAGGCGCTCGGCGCGCTCGGCCAGCCGTTGGCGATCTATATGGGCCTGTCGCGCTTGCGCGAAATTGGCGCACGCCTGATCGCCGGTGGTCTTTCACCGGTGACAAAACTGGCGATCGTGACCGATGCGACTCTGCCGAGCCAAAATGTCGTCGAGACAACGCTCGCGGCAGCGATGGATATTTATCAGGACGCGCATGCGACGTCGCCAACGCTTGTCGTCATCGGCACAATCGTCGATCTGCGCCAGGCCTTGTTGCCAAATCTGATTTCGCTATGA
- the cobD gene encoding threonine-phosphate decarboxylase CobD — translation MRPSARAAEIEGEDGAVYHGGDLGAARSLFPDAPTPWLDLSTGINATPYPTEAFSQDALTRLPDAHALMRLLTAAASAYGARDMQQIVAAPGTQALIQWLPKLFPARRVAILGFGYQEYPTLWRAAGAEAFVTDDVADLTSPGVDVAIVVNPNNPDGRLIDPQNLAEIATRLARRGGLLIVDEAFMDLIPPGTSLIPLLPERGALVLRSFGKAYGLAGIRLGFAITGFDLAEKLRTALGPWAVSGPAIEIGATALADKDWLVNAAARLAQLAARLDALLTAAGFSILGGTPLFRLARHQHAAQWFQKFGRHGILTRPFPERPDWLRFGLPGAEADWARLAEALKS, via the coding sequence GTGAGGCCATCAGCACGAGCGGCAGAGATCGAAGGCGAAGATGGCGCCGTCTATCACGGCGGCGATCTCGGCGCAGCGCGTTCGTTGTTCCCAGATGCACCAACGCCGTGGCTCGATCTTTCCACGGGAATTAATGCCACTCCCTATCCAACTGAAGCTTTTTCGCAAGACGCGTTGACGCGTCTGCCAGATGCCCATGCGTTGATGCGACTGCTGACAGCCGCTGCGAGCGCTTACGGCGCGAGGGATATGCAGCAGATTGTGGCCGCGCCGGGAACGCAGGCTTTGATCCAATGGCTGCCGAAGCTCTTCCCCGCCCGGCGCGTGGCGATTTTGGGATTTGGCTATCAGGAATATCCGACGCTCTGGCGCGCGGCTGGCGCGGAGGCCTTTGTCACCGACGATGTAGCTGATCTGACTAGCCCAGGCGTCGATGTCGCCATCGTCGTCAACCCCAACAATCCCGATGGGCGACTTATCGATCCTCAAAACCTCGCGGAGATCGCAACGCGTCTTGCACGGCGCGGTGGTCTGTTAATCGTCGACGAAGCCTTCATGGATCTAATACCGCCGGGGACGAGCCTCATTCCACTTCTGCCAGAGCGTGGCGCCTTGGTGCTCCGCTCGTTCGGCAAAGCCTATGGCCTCGCCGGAATTCGGCTTGGCTTCGCAATCACTGGATTCGATCTTGCCGAAAAGCTTCGTACAGCGCTCGGTCCCTGGGCGGTATCGGGACCGGCCATTGAGATTGGCGCAACCGCGCTCGCGGATAAAGACTGGCTCGTAAATGCTGCGGCGCGGCTCGCCCAGCTGGCTGCACGCCTCGATGCGCTTTTGACGGCAGCCGGCTTTTCGATCCTCGGTGGCACGCCCTTGTTTCGTCTCGCGCGGCACCAACACGCTGCGCAATGGTTTCAAAAATTCGGCCGTCACGGCATTCTGACGCGGCCGTTTCCTGAACGCCCCGATTGGTTGCGCTTCGGCCTTCCCGGCGCCGAAGCGGATTGGGCGCGTCTGGCGGAAGCGCTCAAGTCGTGA
- a CDS encoding cobyrinate a,c-diamide synthase, translating into MSARGLIVAAPRSGSGKTTLTLGLMRALRRRGIAVSGLKCGPDYIDPAFHAAATGRQSFNLDSWAMSAPLYRALAGKAAEHSELIICEGLMGLFDGVPTPTGSTGSTADIAAAFGWPVLLVLDVSGQSQSAGALALGCARFDPRVKIGGVVLNRVGSERHRNLASRAIEQVGLNVLGALPRSGEIALPERHLGLVQAGETAGLDAALDRLADFVEAHVDLDKILAAAAPGAGDALPADASFTPPGQRIAIARDDAFSFLYPHVLEGWRAAGAEFSFFSPLADEAPDEACDVCWLPGGYPELHAGCLVQATNFLSGVRSFAATRPVHGECGGYMVLGRALIDAQGVRHEMLGLLDLATSFAVRKLTLGYREARLLGDGILGAAGTRLRGHEFHYATIAELGADVPLAEVTDAYGSPAKASGSRRGHVSGSFFHMIAPVA; encoded by the coding sequence ATGAGCGCGCGCGGGCTGATTGTCGCGGCGCCGCGCTCGGGGAGTGGCAAGACAACGCTGACGCTCGGCCTCATGCGCGCACTGCGCCGCCGTGGCATCGCTGTGTCGGGCCTGAAGTGCGGACCGGATTATATCGATCCTGCCTTTCATGCCGCCGCGACGGGCCGCCAAAGCTTCAACCTCGATTCATGGGCTATGTCGGCGCCTCTGTATCGGGCGCTGGCAGGGAAGGCGGCTGAGCACAGCGAGCTTATCATCTGTGAAGGTTTGATGGGCCTGTTCGATGGGGTGCCCACGCCGACCGGCTCGACAGGTTCGACGGCGGATATTGCCGCGGCTTTCGGATGGCCGGTTCTCCTTGTGCTCGATGTCAGCGGCCAATCGCAATCCGCCGGCGCGCTGGCCTTAGGCTGCGCTCGTTTCGATCCACGTGTGAAAATCGGCGGTGTGGTGCTCAATCGTGTGGGCAGCGAGCGGCATCGAAATCTTGCGTCGCGCGCGATCGAGCAGGTGGGGTTGAACGTGCTTGGTGCTTTGCCGCGGTCCGGCGAGATCGCTTTGCCGGAGCGTCATCTCGGTCTGGTGCAGGCGGGGGAAACCGCGGGCCTTGATGCCGCGCTGGACAGACTCGCCGACTTTGTCGAGGCGCATGTTGATCTCGACAAAATCCTCGCCGCCGCGGCGCCCGGTGCGGGTGATGCGTTGCCTGCCGATGCGAGTTTCACACCGCCGGGACAGCGCATCGCGATCGCGCGCGACGACGCATTTTCATTCCTTTATCCGCATGTTCTCGAAGGCTGGCGCGCGGCCGGTGCGGAATTCTCGTTCTTTTCGCCATTGGCCGACGAAGCGCCGGATGAGGCTTGCGATGTGTGCTGGCTACCGGGGGGCTATCCAGAGCTTCACGCTGGCTGCCTCGTGCAGGCGACGAATTTTCTCTCCGGCGTCCGCAGCTTCGCCGCCACGCGGCCGGTCCACGGCGAGTGCGGCGGCTATATGGTTCTCGGCCGCGCGCTCATCGATGCTCAGGGCGTGCGGCACGAAATGCTTGGCCTGCTCGATCTCGCGACATCCTTCGCTGTACGCAAGCTGACGCTGGGCTATCGCGAGGCGCGTCTGCTCGGCGATGGCATTTTAGGTGCGGCAGGGACGCGCCTGCGTGGTCATGAATTTCATTATGCGACGATTGCGGAATTGGGCGCCGATGTGCCACTCGCCGAAGTCACCGATGCTTACGGCTCACCTGCCAAGGCCAGCGGCAGCCGTCGCGGCCATGTTTCGGGAAGTTTCTTTCACATGATCGCGCCAGTGGCCTGA